GAAACGATCCAGTAACAAACCAGCAATCGGCAATTATAAGAAACAATTCGTTTCTTATAACTCTTTTTATGAAAATTAGAATTGAATTTGTACTTGGAAAATCTAAGGAGTATAATTTGAAAACAAAATCACGATTCATTATGTTTTATGAAAATTATCTATTATGCAGGGTATATCGACGCAGCTTCATTCAAAACCGCCTGCATCGATCAAGGGTTGGATCCCCAAAAAGTAGTCTTTCTATTCCCTGGCAACTCCGGTCATCATGGCCGCAATATAACCTTATTTTCAATTAAAGGGGGCGGAGGGCTTGCCGCCGCTTCGGCTGATATTGGTCGTAAAGGGTATCCGACGCTCAGTTTACCCACGACCAGTATGGAACAATGGTCAAAAAATCTCACTCAACAACAAATCGTTGCCGGCGCAATCGCTGATGTTTATCGTGCCATTGGAGCAGGCTACAGTTTGATGTTACCCATTAGAGAGCATAGCAATACCTCTTATTTTGATTCTGGTTTGCAATACAGCGATGGCTTGGCAGAACCCAGTTTTTGGGGAGAGAATCAAAAAATTCCAAACAAACCACTGGCCAACTACTACACAACTGAATTGGATAAGTTGCATGCTTTTATGGCTCTTGCCGATGACGAAAAATTGCAACTGGCATCGACTGATTCTAGCAATCCTTTTTACGCTGCCTATTTACAAGGGCGACAAATGCACTCGGATGATCCCTGGTTACAACCTCCTGGAGCAAGGCCTAAAATTATTATTTCCACACCTCCCCAGCCACTTCCACGCTCACGACTTGTTGAAGACGGCAGAAGAGATATGGAACGAATATTACCCGCCTTACAAGAGGAGCCCGTCAGAGAAATTGCTCCGGCTCCGAGAAGAATGGCAGTCATCAGAAAAGAAACAGCAAAACAATCTTCCGCTCATAAACCGGAACCAAAGGCAACGCAGTTGCACGCTGAAACAGTGCATCCGCAACACAGCGTATCTTTTTTCAAGGCTACCACTCTATCAGCACCAGCGTCTTATCATCAATTATATCAAACGTCAAAAGATCCATTACAAAGCGCACGCGCCCTATTGAATGATTATACCAAAGGCAATTCCTGGTGGCTGCGCTTTTTCACTGGGCATTGGAATCGTCATCACATTCAAGAAGTCGCACAAATCGTTAAAAAAATGGATGATGGTATAATTAAAGACAAACACAGCCTGCTTACTGAGCTCAATAAAATTCATTTGGTTAATATTAATGGCTCATTAGCCAGACGTATTCAGTTTATTGAACGGAAATTTGCTGAAGAAGACGTCGCCCACCAGCATCATTCCACTCCAGCACTGTGATAGTGGGCAATCTCTTATTGCCCACCTCAAGAAGCATCAGCCTCACGAACCAGAATGTGAGACACATTGCTCATTAAATTGCTGCACAAATCGTTGCAGTCCTTTTAAATCCAGTCTTGATGTATTTTTTCGCTGATATGTTTGTAAAAACTTATTAAAGCATGTTTGATAGGGAGTATTCGCTGCAGCCTCTCCCTCGCTCTGAGGATAAGCAGATAAATCCACATAAAGCAGCTTCTCTTTGGCAATATCAGCGCTAATAGGACGTTGAAAAATAGCAACCGCTTTACAGCATATAGCACAAGCTTCCAGATCATCATAAGCTTTAACAGGTTCACCAGCCAACGATAAAAGATCATAGGTGGTTACATTAACGCTATATTGCAAATACTCTTCTGCCCCGCTTTTTTTTCTGACAACCTTCACCAGGCCACCATTACACCGGTCGCCACCATGAAGTGAAGTCACCTTTATTTTATTGCCTGTACGTGCCACCAAGCTGAGTGTTGAAAATTGCCCCGTACCACCACTGTTATTAAGAAGTTCAACAATGGCAGACTCAGCAACCATTCCAAATGGTTTGTAATAGCTATAACCCTGCATGTCACTACCACCCTCCACTTGCCAGTGGTAATCATAACCAACAAATCCTTTTGCCGTAAGCAGTTTGTTTTGGCCTGAAATACCTCGCCCGGCTTCAGCATGCAGACCGCATTGCGCTAAATCGGCAACGCCTTCAGATTCAGCGGCCTCAAAAAACAAAGCGCATCGATTGGCTTTCCCTGATATAGCAGAATTGAGGGAATTTGATGTTCTGCAGCATGAGCAACTAATGGAAACAACAAAAAAAATCGGCCTAATAACCTGAAAAAAAATGCGTTCATAATGGCTTTCAAGTCGTAACGGTAGGCAAGATCATATCTTATTTTTCAAGCATGCCAAGAGTATCAAGAAAAAATAAACGCATGGCAGACCGTCGTATAAAAGGCTAAGAACTCTCTATTCCTTCGACCAATGCTTTTACAAAGGCAGGGCCTTGATAAATCAAGCCAGTATATACTTGTAATAAAGAAGCGCCTGCTGCCAATTTATCCTTCGCTGCCGCAGGACAATCAATCCCCCCTACACCAATGAATGCAACTTCATTTCCAACCCTCTGTTTTAATAGTTGCAGACACTGTGTTGATCTTGCGGCCAAGGGCCGACCACTCAGACCACCTTCTTCATTTCCATGTAATAGATGTTTTACATCGTTACGCGCACAAGTGGTATTGGTAGCAATAATACCATCGATACCATGAGATACGATCACGTCTGCCATTTCTTTCAACGCTTCATCAGATTCATCCGGTGATAACTTAATCACTAATGGGACATAACGCTGATGATGGTCCATCAATTGCAACTGTTCTTTCCGCAATTGGCTGATCAAATCATTAAAATACTCACGGTGCTGTAATTGCCGCAAATCCGGTGTATTTGGAGATGAAATATTGATGGTTACATACGATGCTTGTAAATACACCTTCCGTAAACAGTACAAATAATCGTTTACTGCCTCATTTAATGGCGTATCTTTATTTTTTCCAATATTAATTCCTAAAATTCCCTGATAATTGGCTTTTTTTATGTTGGCCACCAGAACATCAACGCCTTGATTATTAAACCCCATGCGGTTAATAAGTGCTTGGGCTGCCGGTAAGCGAAACAGACGTGGCTTAACATTACCCAGCTGAGGTCTGGGAGTGACGGTTCCTACTTCAATAAAAGCAAAACCCAGTTTGGCTAACGCATCCACATACGCCCCATTCTTATCAAGGCCCGCAGCAAGTCCAACAGGGTGAGGAAACTTCAGGCCCATGACCTGCACGGGTGAAGAAGCCGGCTTGGAAAAACATAGCTTGGGGAGATACTGCAAAACAAATAAGGTCAACTCATGCGCGGTTTCCGCATCCAAACAAAATAGCAGTGGCCTGATTAGTTGTTGATACATGGTAACATCTCAAACCTCACATTGCTGGGCCCAGACACGCAGCATTGCGTTACCATGAGATTGCAAGTGATATTTCACTTCGCGTACTTCCACACCAAAATTACTTTCCTGCAATCCTAACAGCACCGGTCCTAAAAAGGACGATGGCTGGCCGTAACGGTCAATTAATGGAAAAATCCGTACCTCCTTGGCCACACGGGCAAGTTCGCGAATAATTTTCAAGTGGAAATCAACATCCTGATCATCCAAATCAGCAAACAAATAATGGGAACTTAAGGCAAAATCAAATGAAAAGTCCGCAAAAGGCAGATGATAATCAGTCACTGGAAGATACCGTTTTTCGACACGTCCTCGTTCGTAATCGGCAAAAAATTCTGCCATCCCCTTGCGACGTTTGGCAATTAAATTATCCAGACTACCATCACGAGTAAAATCAAACTTATCCTGAGCTTGCTTTACTTTAGCAACCATATCCGCAAAAATTAAGGACACTTTAGTCGATAACGTTGATTTATCCAAAGCAAATAAAGGATCGCAACTAACGACATGATCAGTTGCCTCATGTAGTTCTGCATTAATGGCGCTTGGGCCGCAACCGTATTCCAATAAACGAGCACTGAAATCTTTCTCAGACAAATCAAACATTTCCGCGTATTCATCAACATGATGACCCCAAAGTACCAACTCGCGCATCAGGTTATTCTCCCTTATATCTTCACAACAACAACTAGGACAGGTATAGTCTAACGTATTTATGATAGCTTCAGGAAGTCATTATGCATCATGGTCTGCAACATCA
This genomic interval from Legionella oakridgensis ATCC 33761 = DSM 21215 contains the following:
- a CDS encoding DUF5617 domain-containing protein, which codes for MKIIYYAGYIDAASFKTACIDQGLDPQKVVFLFPGNSGHHGRNITLFSIKGGGGLAAASADIGRKGYPTLSLPTTSMEQWSKNLTQQQIVAGAIADVYRAIGAGYSLMLPIREHSNTSYFDSGLQYSDGLAEPSFWGENQKIPNKPLANYYTTELDKLHAFMALADDEKLQLASTDSSNPFYAAYLQGRQMHSDDPWLQPPGARPKIIISTPPQPLPRSRLVEDGRRDMERILPALQEEPVREIAPAPRRMAVIRKETAKQSSAHKPEPKATQLHAETVHPQHSVSFFKATTLSAPASYHQLYQTSKDPLQSARALLNDYTKGNSWWLRFFTGHWNRHHIQEVAQIVKKMDDGIIKDKHSLLTELNKIHLVNINGSLARRIQFIERKFAEEDVAHQHHSTPAL
- a CDS encoding quinone-dependent dihydroorotate dehydrogenase; this translates as MYQQLIRPLLFCLDAETAHELTLFVLQYLPKLCFSKPASSPVQVMGLKFPHPVGLAAGLDKNGAYVDALAKLGFAFIEVGTVTPRPQLGNVKPRLFRLPAAQALINRMGFNNQGVDVLVANIKKANYQGILGINIGKNKDTPLNEAVNDYLYCLRKVYLQASYVTINISSPNTPDLRQLQHREYFNDLISQLRKEQLQLMDHHQRYVPLVIKLSPDESDEALKEMADVIVSHGIDGIIATNTTCARNDVKHLLHGNEEGGLSGRPLAARSTQCLQLLKQRVGNEVAFIGVGGIDCPAAAKDKLAAGASLLQVYTGLIYQGPAFVKALVEGIESS